A segment of the Deltaproteobacteria bacterium genome:
AGTTTATCAAAGGGATGTGCAGGATTTCAAACAGGTTTTGGTCCCCACATACTGGACTAATTATATAGTACTTCTGCTGCTAAGCAAATGGAAAACCTGTGTAGAGCAAGATAGCCATCCTTCGATTTCCTATCCGTTGGACAAGATAGTGTCAGCTATCAAGAAGGGTAAAGAATGGCTTGAGGACAATTCGCTAGATTCAGGTTTTCCTTTTTCGCACAAAAGCATATCTAATACTCCGAATACTTATGACACATGCATGGCGCTCATTGCTCTTAATTATACCACTAGCTATGACAATGACATTCAAGACGGTGGCTTCTCCGGTAAAGAGCACTTAGAGGCTCTATTGCGGACGGATATTAGGAATGCAAACGGAAGCTGGAAGAAAGAGCCAGGCATTGATAAAGAAGACACTGGTGCGACTGCCTATGCTACACAAACTCTGTTGAAATATTACCGCAGAGAGAACGATGACAAAGAAAGAGACAGGTACCTGCCTTTTATAGAGAATGGCGTAAAATGGCTAATTGACAATCAACGCAAAAAGGAAGATGGCGGCTGGGGTGAATTTGGTCAACAACAAAGCCAAGAGTCATTTGTCGAAAAAACATGTTATGCTCTAATGGCACTAGCGAAATACCAAACCACTTTTTTTAAATATTCAGTAACTGAAGAGCCTATTGATGCTGGGTTATCCTTTCTCAATGAGAGAAAGAGGCCTTACAAACCCTATTCTATTGGTTTTGTCTGGCCGAACGATTATGAAATGGGCAAGGCTCCGGAAGAATGGAAAGATAGCCTTAAGAATTCGTCATTAGCAATTTCTGCCATGTTAAGATGTGGTGTTAAGGGGCATGATGTCGTAGTTCAAAAAGGCATTATCGGCACTTCTAGGTTTTATGAAAAAACACATGAAGAGAATAGCAACGCTTGGTACAACCCCATTTACTATTTTTGTATGTTAGCCGATTTTTTAAAAAGAGTGCAATGAATCCATATAGCTTGACAATTCTGGAAAGTCACTTATAGCCCTTGATTTATCGTTGTAGTATATGAATAAGCGATCCTGCTGGCTGCGATCCTCACCAAGAAATCCTTCCATAAATTGCAGATCCCCCGTTACATGTCTTAATCTATCGTATGATTTTCTATCGTACTCTTTCAGGTCTGTATTACCATCTAACAGAGAACTTACTTCCTTACTTATCTTCCGTACTCTTTTCAGCGTTGAATTGAGAATTTCTCCGGCAAATTCTTTTTCCAATACTCTAGACTTGATATCACTCAGCATCTTAGATACAGCTTCTTTCGTTGGCGGCAGGTCACGTTTTCTAAACCGTCTTTTTTTGATAGTATGTGAAATGTTCTTACTTATTGATCCGCCAAACCAGCCTACGATGAATGTTAGGACCAGGCTAATAAGCTTTTTGAATTCTTTACCAAAAGACACAGTCCTGGTTTCATCAATAATTATTTTCCATCTATTTCTTCCAATTCTTTCCTTTTGAAGCGATATATTTCTGCTCGGGGTGGTATCTATATGAAGATCCACCTTTTTCCAGTTGATTTTAAATTTCCCTTCCTTGTCCGTTCTCAATATCTCCATGGGATTTTTTTCTTTACCGGCGTACACTTCGATCTCGGCATTTGTAACAGGAACATTTCCAGACATTACCTTCCCTTCGATTGCTGCATCCTGACCGTATGACTGATTTGACAATAGGAAGATGCTGAGACCTGTAAGAACACTGGCCAATTGTCTTTGCATATCACTCCTCCCTAAATGCCCCCAACAAACTTTTTTCTGGAAAGGCATGCCTAAAGCTAACTTTGGGCAAAAGAATTATCCGAAGGCGTCACGTTTTACCTCGCCCTATTCATCCTGTAATCAGAATGATGCTTTGCCTTTGGCGTCATTCAATGTATTCAGTTTCTTTTGAAACAGTATAACTCCCGGCCCTCTGACTTTACAACATTTTCCGTCGCGCTAATAGACATATGCAGGCTTTACAAATAGGATGTTGTTGTGTTTCTACTGCTCAGATCAATAAACAGCGGTTCGTTATGAAAATAGCAGAACGGAAACCCTATCTTGGCCCTCAGGACCTTTGCTACGGCTTTATCCAGAGAAGGGAGAGGACAAAGCCATAGTGCGGTGATGCAATTGAATGCTCGACGATTTCATCAAGGCCACGGGGTGCAACCCAGGCATGAGCGTCTACCTCAACCGGTTCAGTCTCCATCTCTTTACCCGCAAAAAAATCGTAGGCCAGGGTTCCCTTGTCGAGTTCCTTGCCTCTTTTGATGTACGGCCACCAATCCGGGCTCTTGTAGAACCATTTGATTTTGCCGTTGGCTGAATGGACAACAGCGCACTTCTCAGGGCATAATCTCACAAACTTTATCGCTGTTGCAGTCAGTGATGCCCTGAAATCCTTGGCTATCTTCTTTACAGGTTCGAAGCTGATATTTCCGATATCACACCGCTCATGGACCAGCTTCGCAGGCAAAATCAGCTCGCTCGCAAAGAAATTGGCCTGGGTCTCCTGGCTTTCCTGATGCCAGTTCATCATATCTGCGTCGCTGCAAACCCTCTGTATAGATTCGATATGATCCATAAGGAGATGCCCTAATTCGTGGGCAATGCTGAATCTTTTCCTTTCCGGACTGTCAGACGGGGAAATCCTGATGGTTGCCCGGCTGCCTGCCTTTACAATGCTTGCTGCTGCCCCGGTGAGTTTTTCCTCAACAACTGCTGCCCTTTTGGCAAAGGCGATATCCCTGACTCTGATATGCCCTGGCAGGCATATCCCGAATTCATCTACGACACCCGAAGCAAGGCGCTCAGCTTCAACCAGCTTGTAATGAATGTCATTCACTTCCGCCGTCGTCTTCCATGGCGCTCCGGCGTGCCATTTCAAGGTCTTCCAGAATGGAGACCATTTCGTCGGTTCCGATGTTTTCCAAATCCCTATATGCAAAGCCGAAGTCAGGTTCGCTCAATTCTCTAATCCTTTCAATCAGTTGATCCCTTGTCCAATTACTGAATTTCCCGATGAACTCATGACCTTTCTCTGCCAGCTTGAGCCTCTTTTCCATGGCAGTATCCAAAACTGACCTTTTCGCCGCCATGGATATGCTCAGCCGTGCCCTCTTCAGCCGGGCTAATGCAGCATCTACATCAATTCCCTGATCCCTCATATCCGCCTTTATCTCTTCAGCAGACATTCCTTCGCTCATGCCTAGGGCGTCGGTGAGGGCATCCATGGTCCGCAGATATTTTTCCTTGTCTATGCTCATTCTTCCTGCCTTTCCTTGGAAGACTATTTCTTTTTCGGATTGTAATTTTCAAGCTTGCGCCGCAGCCTTCTAAGAAGATTGTTGACCTTTTTTATGTCAAATCCTGTCTCCTCTGCAATCTCACGGGGCTTGCTTACTCCGTCTTCTATGCATAATATAACAATGCCCAAACCCTCGTCTTCATCTGAAAGGCTATCCAGCAACTTCTTAAAGGCCTGCAGGTTCTCATCCTCTATTAGCTCCTCTTCTGGGGTCTTAGGCTCAGCTCCCTCTGTTTCACGGGCTGATTTCAGGATTTTTTCTTCTTTTGGCGTGCCATCTTCGTGAAAAAGCGATTCCCCCGGGAAGTCCGCCTCATGCTCGGCCTTGTGGCTGGTTGTGCTTCGCACAATGCCAATAAGGAAATCCGCGAGATCCGGGCATGTCTCTTTGTTCCAGTTCCTGAAATTTCCCCTTGTTCCAATGCCATACGCGCATGCAACCGCTTCATGCACAAGCGCTTCAGGGTCAACCTCATCACCAAGCCAGCTGAATTTTTTGGCTCTTGATACAGCATACCTCAACACCTTTGGGAAAACCACCTCCCAATCCGCCTTATCAAGCTCCTCACGGATGGAAGTATCATATTTTGGGGAAGGATGGTTCATAACCTCAGCCTTGCTGCTTGCTGCCTGATTATTGCCTTTTATTGTCCTATGCCGGTAAAGTCCAATAATTCGCCATTATTTCTAACCGTAGGAACTGCGGTGGCTGTTCCGGCCGGTTCTGTCTGGCCTTCTTCTAAACACCCGCTGGCAGTCTTTTCTGAATCTTTGGCAAAAAACAGAAAATCGTCGGCAGTACCTTTCATGAGCAAGAATGGGGCAACAAGGTTAGTACATCAAATCCATTAGAAAGGAGGTGATAACATGTCAACACCGCACGCGCCATATTACTACAAAGAGGGACACGATACCTATCATTGGGAATCTTCATGCTCCAAGAACCATTATCCTGCTCCAGGCTGGAAAAGAACCGATTCCCGGCCTGCGAAAGAGCAGTGCAACGAATGCAAGAGCAAGTAGGCTTGCCATGCGCTGAACGAAAACGATATTTGTTGCCCCTTCTTAAACCTTCAAAACGAGGAGATTGAAAAATGGCAAAATCCAAAGTGACCCGGCCCAAAGCTGCCCGCAACGCTTCGAAATCCCTTCGAAGCAGGAATAGCGGTGCGAAAACAAAGGCTGCTGCCGGAAGCGCTCTGTCTCAGAGCAAATCCCCGAAAAAGATCACCTCTAAGAGGGCAGCGAGTGCCGCATCATCGGTCCTCCGGGATGGCAGGACTGCAAAAAAGTCAAAGTCAGCAGCCGGAAGCGCGCTTTCTCAGAGGCCGTCCAAAAACAAGAAGAAATAAGGAGCTAATAATGCCAAACAATCTGTTTATTTCTTATGACCTTCATTCGCCTGGGCAAAATTACGAAGAGGTTGCCGACGCCATCAAGAAGCTCGGAAACTGGGCCAAGGTGCAATACTCGCTGTGGTACGTCAAGTCGCATTTATCCGCCTCTGACGCTGGGGAAAAAGTCTGGGCAGTCATGGACAGCAATGACTCTCTGATTGTGATAGATGTGACAGACAACTTTGCATCCTGGTACAACCTCAGCCCGGAAGTTTCAGAATTCATGAAAAGTCACTGGAATTAGCAGGTTAAGCCAGCTAATAGCCTCCACAGCTGGAAACATTAACCAGCGGGTTCTGGCACAATGTGTATTCAGTAGGGCAGCAGATTTCTGGAACAGAAAGGTCATTGCCAGCCAATGCGTTTCTTTCTGGCTTGATTCTTGTTGAAAAGGCAAGTTCCAGAGCTAACCTGGCCCGTCAAAGCTTAGGCACCTCTTTCCCTGCTTCTGACTCCTCAAGCTGTTTCTCCTGGATTACGGTTTCGTGGGCGCGGTTAAAGAGCTTTGTAGCCCGCTCAAACGTGATGCTCCCCTGCCCTATTTTGAGGCATAGCCCCACCCTCAGCGCATGCAGCAGCTGAATATCATCATCCCCCTGGTATTTCGCCACAAGCGCATCCCATTCAGCCCAGGTTTTCTTGTCTTTGCAGTAATTCCTTGGCTCTTCTGCAAAAGAACACGTGGTGAAATAGGGTCAGGTCTGCTGTTGACTCTTGTTTATCGTATCTTGCTTTCTCATGGTCCCCGTTGACAACATTGATGGATTAGCCAGTCGTCATAACATTGTGTCCCGGAGTTGACATGAAAATTAGTTCGGCTGATTCCCAATAAGGTTTTCGCTCCTATGCTCGCCCGCTAAGCCTTTGCGTCCTGCATCCCTTGGCCCCTCATCTTGCACCAGATCTGATTTCATCAAGCAAATGAGGATGTTTGTCCAACAGCTTAAAAAGGTTGGTCACCGATGAGAGGGGCCTGGCCTTGCCCCGCTCATAGCGTGAAAATGCATTGGGTCCCCCCCCTGTAAGGACCGCGGCTTCCTGCTGCGTGAGCCCCAGCTTCCTACGTATCCTTGCAAGCTCAGCCGCCTCCATTTCATCGCGTTCCCTGGCGAATTGTTTAATGGCATCAGCGAAGCGAACGCCTTCACCCTCGTCGAATTCGACTTCGCCGCAATTCTGACAGTGCCATCCAGCGATGTTGGATACAACGGTATGGTGTCCTCTATAGGCGTAAGGGACATCGCGCACGGTATGGATCATCTGCCTTTTCCCGCAATTCAGGCATTCGCCCCTCATCTCATTTCTCCTTGAATTGGATCACAATCGCCCCGTCCTGGCGCAACGTAACCTTGACATAAGCGATTCCGACAGGCGTTTCAGGATGGTAGACATCGGATAAAAATTAACCTTATAGGGTAATTTAGTCAAGCTGATTCTGCCAGATCAGGCGATAATTTCACACCTCGCGAGGCACAAGGTTCATGGCTGGTGGCTCATCGCTTATAGATGAAGGGTCAATGGTCAAAGGTGAAAGCCCAAAGGCGTGTGGGTCAGGGCTCGCGGGCAATTGAAAGGCATCTTATTGAAACGCATCGTAATATCAAAGGAAATCGGTTCAGGCATTAGGGTCTCGGTCTCTCCTCCTCATGCCTGGCCAAAAAAGAGGTTGGCCGCATCCGTGAAAAAATCGGTGAGCCGGATAAAGCGTATCTTGTCCTCATAATAGGTCTCATCTCCGGCGTACAATAGGAACGCCCTGGCATCAGGGTATTCCTTGAGGAACGCCTTGAGGCCGGCAACATCTCCCTCCCTGACGCGACTTGCGCCGGTCACCTCAATGGCAAAGAAGGCCTTTTCTCCGTAAAGGATGAAGTCTACCTCGGCGTTATGCCCGGATCTCCAGTAGCGGATCGAATACCTTTTTCTGAGGTAGGCGTTCAAGGCGATCAGTTCCTGGAGGACCAGGGTTTCCAGGGCAGGCCCTATGGTTTCTCCATGGGCTTCTAATGGTCCGACAGGTCGCAACGCTCTGAAAAGGCCCGCATCGAAGAAATAGAACTTCGGGTGGGCCTGGGTCTTCCTCTTGGCCCGCTTTTGAAACACCGGAATACGGTACCCGATATGGAGGTCATCGAGGATTTCAAAATATCCCTCAACCGTCTTGCGGGGAACTGCACAATCCCTCGCCACAGTGGATACATTCAGTATGGAACCCTGGGAAAAGCTGGCGCTTTCCAAAAAGCGCGTGAAGGAGCCGATATTGCGTATGAGGCCTTCCTGCGAGATCTCTTCCTGCAAATAGACCTGAACATAGCTGTCAAGGAAATCCCTGGCGTCTTCCGCGGTATAAGCCAACGGAATGAGGCCATGATCCAAGGCCCTGCTCAAGTCAAAATCATTCTTCAGCTCTGCCGCTGTCAAAGGATACATCCTGAGGGTCAAAGCTCTCCCTCCCAGCAGGTTAACGCCCCCCCGGCGAAGCTTCCGATTGCTCGAACCCGTCAGGATGAAACGCAATCCTCTTTTTTCGATAAGGCGATGGATTTCATCCAGTAAGGGAGGAATCTTCTGGATTTCGTCAATAACGACCCAGTCCTGGAAACCATCCTGTATCATCCTTTCCAGCCGGTCAGGCTGCGCGGTCAGGCTATTAAAGGTGGATGCCTTCAGGAGATCCACAAACAGGGCCGAAGGGAACTGGTGCTGCACCCAAGTGGATTTTCCTGTTGACCGCGGTCCAAACAGGAAGAAAGAGGTGCTATCCGGGTATGATAGAATTCTGGTGTACATGTCGCCATTTTATACAAAAAAATGGCGGTGTCAATGCCATTATTCTTTGATCAGTTGAAATCGCTCTAATGTCAACATGTTGTATTCAAAAATGGAAATAGTAGGGAGGGATGTTGAACCGTCCTACTTCAGCGTTCAGTCCTCGTCTCTCCCGGCGATCCATTGGGTCAAATAGACATCTTCACCGCAAGTCGCTAAGGCCGCAAAGGAATCTGGCTTTATCGTTTGTGGCAGAGACAACCACAAACGACAATCCGCATGCCTCCGGCAGGGGACAGACACTCACGTCCTCAGCGGACGTTGCGCCTTGAAGGACCACGCCGAAGCGTGGGGGTGGGCGGTTACCGAAAGAGGTTACCCTGTGGAGTTACTGGAATCAGGGGGTGATGATTTTGACCGGGGCAAGGGGGCCGGGAAAAGAACCATGGTCCCTCAGCATTATCCGGGAAGGCGCCAAGATGTAAAACAATCAAGAACAAACCCGATGGGTGTGTCAGGAAAAACTGAGACAAAAGGGATAAGAAACTGAACGACGCCCCCAAGATCTTCAGATTTCATCCCCTATTGGAAAGTCACTGCAAATCGATCTTGCAGCCTTTTCAGTCCGGCGTGCAGGAGGGAACAGCATCAGCATCTCTTCTTGCAACAAACTGGTCTATAAACTGCTTGGGCGATACGATCATGCATCCCATCCTGGCCTTCTCAGGATAATGCTTGAGATTGCCGGTGATCAAGGGAACCCCTTCGGTCAGGGCGGTTTCAAGAAAGGGGATGTCGCCTGGGTCAGGGATGTCATGGGCCACGACGCACGACAACGTATAATAGGAATTTCTGACCAGATACTCGATCACATTTTCGCGTTCGGATTTCCCGAAATATCGGAGGAAATACTCTCTGCGAAGGACGTCCGTATATTCGCTCAGAATTCTATCATCGACAACAAGTTGTAATGCACCGGATCTCAATAGATCGACAATCTTCCCGGGTGGGCCGGAGGGATTCAGCATGCCGGAAATCAACACGTTGGTATCGAGGACGATCTTCATTTTAGGCCACGATCCCTTCGGCTCTTGATAATTTCATCCTCAATGACGCCCGGACCCGGTGGGCTTGGAACCGCCTTTTTTCGTGCCTCCATAACTGCTGCGGAGAACAAGGCCCGCCGTATCTCAGCAAGGGATCCTTCCACGTTTTCCGGCGGAATTCCAATCAGCAGAGCAAATGGCTGACCGTCCTTTGTCAGGATCAATTCCCGTTCCTTTGCCAGGCGTTCCCGTAATGAACGGGTCTTTTTAAGATCTTTCACTGCCAGATAGTTCATGATTATCTCCTTTTGATCATATAATTATATTATTTTATAGGGCATACTTTTGGAAATGTAAACAGGAAATCTTAGCAGGGAGCTGCCGCGGTGAAAAAATACCAACAACGGGTTCATGGGGGAGGCGCTAAGAACCTGAAGTTGTTTATGTTTCGCGGGAAACCTCTTTTCAATCCTGATATCGGAATTCCAGGAGCGCCGGCGTTCCGCTTGACAAATTGAATTTTAACACGTACAATTGTACCCATGAAAATAATCGCCGACACAAATACATTTATAGCCGTTGCCTTAAACGAGCCGGAAAAGGTCAAAATAATTCAACTTACTGAAGGACATGAATTGATTGCGCCTGATGTTTTACCGTTTGAAATTGGGAACGCCCTAACGGCAATGATGAAAAAAGGCACCTTGAAAAAAGAGGAGGTTGCATCGGCGTGGGAGATTGTTCAACAAATACCGGTTGATCTGAGGCCTACTGATATAAAATCGGCCTTGAGTCTTGCCATTAAATTTAACCTTTATGCATACGATGCATATTTTTTGAAATGCGCTGAAAACCTCCATAGCCCACTACTTACGCTTGACCATGGAATGCAAAGAGTAGCTCGGGAGATGGGCATCACGATTTTGGAGTAAATTAATCATGAAAGTCTATACTTATTCTGAAGCAAGACAGCGTCTTGCGGAGGTTCTTAATATTGCCAGAAATGAGGAGGTCGTTATCAAAAGGAGAGGCGGTGAAACCTTTTCTATCGTTTATCGGAAAAGCAAAAAGTCACCGTTTGATGTTCCAGGAATTAAGACCAAAGCAACCACAAAAGATATTGTTGCGGCGGTCAGGGAATCCAGGGAGCGGTTTGCCGAATCGGGTAGCCAGGGATTTTAGCCCCCCAGCCCGCCAAGTGTAAGAATGTCCTGATCCTTCCCGCTTCAACTGTAACCATCCCAGCCCTTAAGGGATTCCGATGGATGTAGCAGGAAAGCCTCAGTAAATACGTATCGTTTTCAACAGGCATGCTTTTGGAAAGGTTGGCGATAATTTGTTCGCAGGAGGACATGTTAGTTATTGTTCATCAATGTGAAGACATATCAATGTGATACTGATCCGCCATTTCTCCGATCACATCCAAAAAAAAGACACTCCATCCGGGTATGATATAATTCTGGTGTACATGTCGCCATTTTATATAAAAAAATGGCGGTATCAATGCCATTATTCTTTGATCAGTTGAAATCGCTTTAATTCTAACAGGTTGTCCTGTTAGT
Coding sequences within it:
- a CDS encoding putative toxin-antitoxin system toxin component, PIN family — translated: MKIVLDTNVLISGMLNPSGPPGKIVDLLRSGALQLVVDDRILSEYTDVLRREYFLRYFGKSERENVIEYLVRNSYYTLSCVVAHDIPDPGDIPFLETALTEGVPLITGNLKHYPEKARMGCMIVSPKQFIDQFVARRDADAVPSCTPD
- a CDS encoding type II toxin-antitoxin system Phd/YefM family antitoxin; its protein translation is MKVYTYSEARQRLAEVLNIARNEEVVIKRRGGETFSIVYRKSKKSPFDVPGIKTKATTKDIVAAVRESRERFAESGSQGF
- a CDS encoding AAA family ATPase — its product is MYTRILSYPDSTSFFLFGPRSTGKSTWVQHQFPSALFVDLLKASTFNSLTAQPDRLERMIQDGFQDWVVIDEIQKIPPLLDEIHRLIEKRGLRFILTGSSNRKLRRGGVNLLGGRALTLRMYPLTAAELKNDFDLSRALDHGLIPLAYTAEDARDFLDSYVQVYLQEEISQEGLIRNIGSFTRFLESASFSQGSILNVSTVARDCAVPRKTVEGYFEILDDLHIGYRIPVFQKRAKRKTQAHPKFYFFDAGLFRALRPVGPLEAHGETIGPALETLVLQELIALNAYLRKRYSIRYWRSGHNAEVDFILYGEKAFFAIEVTGASRVREGDVAGLKAFLKEYPDARAFLLYAGDETYYEDKIRFIRLTDFFTDAANLFFGQA
- a CDS encoding ImmA/IrrE family metallo-endopeptidase, whose translation is MNDIHYKLVEAERLASGVVDEFGICLPGHIRVRDIAFAKRAAVVEEKLTGAAASIVKAGSRATIRISPSDSPERKRFSIAHELGHLLMDHIESIQRVCSDADMMNWHQESQETQANFFASELILPAKLVHERCDIGNISFEPVKKIAKDFRASLTATAIKFVRLCPEKCAVVHSANGKIKWFYKSPDWWPYIKRGKELDKGTLAYDFFAGKEMETEPVEVDAHAWVAPRGLDEIVEHSIASPHYGFVLSLLWIKP
- a CDS encoding type II toxin-antitoxin system VapC family toxin; this encodes MKIIADTNTFIAVALNEPEKVKIIQLTEGHELIAPDVLPFEIGNALTAMMKKGTLKKEEVASAWEIVQQIPVDLRPTDIKSALSLAIKFNLYAYDAYFLKCAENLHSPLLTLDHGMQRVAREMGITILE
- a CDS encoding type II toxin-antitoxin system MqsA family antitoxin, producing MRGECLNCGKRQMIHTVRDVPYAYRGHHTVVSNIAGWHCQNCGEVEFDEGEGVRFADAIKQFARERDEMEAAELARIRRKLGLTQQEAAVLTGGGPNAFSRYERGKARPLSSVTNLFKLLDKHPHLLDEIRSGAR
- a CDS encoding terpene cyclase/mutase family protein; this translates as MLYSSAAEILELYQNPNVRKIFSPSFYKKDRKEQEELIKGVPQFAKKGVNIDTILDTSRNYYFFSVDFLSNELADHVHNRVITKQDEDGGFPLVDRDYLLEIRGKEFEEAIDNYLKSYKDTFNKVYQRDVQDFKQVLVPTYWTNYIVLLLLSKWKTCVEQDSHPSISYPLDKIVSAIKKGKEWLEDNSLDSGFPFSHKSISNTPNTYDTCMALIALNYTTSYDNDIQDGGFSGKEHLEALLRTDIRNANGSWKKEPGIDKEDTGATAYATQTLLKYYRRENDDKERDRYLPFIENGVKWLIDNQRKKEDGGWGEFGQQQSQESFVEKTCYALMALAKYQTTFFKYSVTEEPIDAGLSFLNERKRPYKPYSIGFVWPNDYEMGKAPEEWKDSLKNSSLAISAMLRCGVKGHDVVVQKGIIGTSRFYEKTHEENSNAWYNPIYYFCMLADFLKRVQ